A stretch of the Mesorhizobium sp. Pch-S genome encodes the following:
- a CDS encoding GFA family protein, with protein MKIDGSCYCGAIAYEAEVDPNATLICHCTDCQQLTGTAFRVSLPTPEAQFRLTKGEPKIFEKTGSSGAKRLQAFCGDCGSHLYVVGAGDGPKIYGIRTGTARQRQDLVPRLEKFHGSALGWMPRFESVETTIEGQ; from the coding sequence ATGAAGATCGACGGCAGCTGCTACTGTGGCGCGATTGCCTATGAGGCCGAGGTCGACCCTAACGCAACGTTGATTTGCCACTGCACCGATTGCCAGCAACTTACAGGCACGGCGTTTCGCGTCTCTCTTCCCACGCCGGAGGCGCAGTTCCGGCTTACCAAAGGCGAGCCGAAAATCTTTGAGAAGACCGGCAGCAGCGGTGCCAAGCGCCTGCAAGCCTTCTGCGGCGATTGCGGCTCACATCTCTATGTCGTCGGCGCCGGTGACGGGCCGAAGATATACGGTATCAGAACCGGTACCGCTCGCCAGCGGCAGGACCTCGTGCCGCGCTTGGAAAAGTTCCATGGCTCGGCGCTTGGCTGGATGCCGCGCTTCGAGAGCGTCGAGACGACGATCGAAGGGCAATAA